A region of Nitrospirota bacterium DNA encodes the following proteins:
- the rph gene encoding ribonuclease PH — translation MRPDNRKNDQLRSIKITRNFIDTAEGSVLIELGKTRVICTASIEERVPQFLKDKGTGWVTAEYAMLPRATSTRTTRESSTGRVGGRTHEIQRLIGRALRSVVNLGAVGQRSFWIDCDVIRADGGTRTAAITGAYVCLHDAFTYAVKKGLIEKHPIKDSLAAISVGVVKGQPVLDLCYEEDSAADVDMNIVMTGNGNLVEVQGTAEGSPFSFQTMEQLLGLAKQGIGTLIALQNDLLRSEALSVSQ, via the coding sequence ATGAGGCCTGACAACAGAAAGAACGACCAGCTGAGAAGCATTAAGATAACAAGAAATTTTATTGATACTGCCGAAGGTTCGGTATTGATCGAGCTGGGCAAGACAAGGGTCATCTGTACCGCATCGATCGAAGAGAGGGTTCCGCAGTTCCTGAAGGACAAGGGCACCGGCTGGGTGACCGCTGAATATGCCATGCTGCCGCGGGCAACGTCAACGAGGACAACGCGGGAGTCTTCGACCGGCCGAGTCGGCGGACGAACGCATGAGATCCAGCGTCTTATCGGCAGAGCGCTCCGTTCCGTTGTCAACCTTGGCGCAGTCGGCCAGAGATCGTTCTGGATAGACTGCGATGTTATCAGGGCTGATGGCGGCACCAGAACCGCTGCCATTACCGGCGCTTATGTATGCCTGCATGACGCGTTCACGTATGCGGTGAAGAAGGGCCTGATTGAAAAACATCCGATCAAAGACTCTCTGGCTGCCATTAGCGTCGGGGTGGTCAAAGGGCAGCCTGTTTTAGACCTTTGCTATGAGGAAGACTCTGCCGCAGATGTGGATATGAACATTGTTATGACAGGGAACGGCAATCTCGTCGAGGTCCAGGGCACCGCTGAAGGTTCACCTTTCTCTTTCCAGACCATGGAGCAATTGTTGGGTCTTGCAAAACAGGGCATCGGCACTCTCATCGCACTTCAGAATGACCTTCTGCGGTCAGAAGCCTTATCAGTGTCTCAGTAG
- a CDS encoding glutamate racemase, translating into MTEKQRPIGIFDSGIGGLTVLKEIFSKLPNENTIYLGDTARVPYGIRSPETVTRYSFENTRFLSSKDVKILVIACNTASSVSLDAVRRNFPVPVVGVIEPGAKAAVAATVKKKIGVIGTDATVRSGSYTRAIKAIDASIDVFGIPCPLFVPLVEEGWMDDQITEMIAERYLSDMKKKDIDTLVLGCTHYPLLKQVLSRVMGNRVSLIDSAIETADTISAILDAQGLLNMQGQQVRHEFYVTDSPQKFLSVGERFLGRAIENIEKIQLEMEV; encoded by the coding sequence ATGACTGAGAAACAGAGGCCGATCGGTATTTTTGATTCAGGGATCGGCGGCCTTACCGTATTAAAAGAGATATTCAGCAAGCTCCCGAACGAAAACACCATTTATCTCGGCGACACCGCGCGGGTCCCCTATGGTATCCGTTCGCCTGAGACGGTTACCCGCTATTCGTTCGAAAACACCAGATTCCTGTCATCAAAGGATGTAAAGATACTCGTCATTGCCTGCAACACTGCATCGTCTGTCAGTCTTGACGCTGTTCGCAGGAATTTTCCGGTTCCTGTGGTCGGCGTTATCGAGCCAGGAGCAAAGGCTGCCGTTGCAGCCACCGTAAAGAAAAAAATAGGCGTGATCGGCACAGATGCCACGGTCAGAAGCGGCTCGTACACCCGGGCGATCAAGGCGATCGATGCATCGATCGACGTGTTCGGCATTCCCTGCCCTCTGTTTGTTCCGCTTGTGGAGGAAGGCTGGATGGACGATCAGATAACAGAGATGATCGCTGAGCGTTATCTGTCTGATATGAAGAAAAAGGATATTGATACGCTGGTCTTGGGATGCACGCACTACCCGCTCCTGAAGCAGGTGCTTTCAAGGGTCATGGGAAACAGGGTGAGCCTGATCGACTCGGCGATCGAAACAGCTGATACGATCAGCGCTATTCTTGATGCTCAGGGGCTGCTGAACATGCAGGGGCAGCAGGTCAGGCATGAGTTCTATGTAACAGACTCTCCTCAGAAGTTTCTCTCTGTCGGGGAACGATTCCTCGGCAGGGCCATAGAGAACATTGAGAAGATACAACTTGAGATGGAGGTTTAG
- a CDS encoding DUF3786 domain-containing protein: MAEIISGEDKAWEILAGLLPDDVCRRTGAQYNDRSKIYDLPAFGTLFSVDPQKKIILNLEPEGEIFLTRLRYFFVLSLLWYMVKASDVRPAGMLVKPSGMTGGDIFFRGSHVLPLDSIAKKYAHDRRAFRERGLLHGGRAVEYGDVAIELLPFAHIPVTLILWLADDEWEARADLLFDSTALNHLPIDVLWSVAMMSVLIFL, translated from the coding sequence ATGGCTGAGATCATATCAGGTGAGGACAAGGCGTGGGAGATCCTTGCAGGACTTTTGCCTGATGATGTCTGCAGACGAACCGGTGCACAGTATAACGATCGCAGTAAGATATACGATCTTCCGGCCTTTGGTACCCTGTTTTCCGTAGATCCCCAGAAGAAGATCATCCTGAATCTTGAGCCTGAGGGCGAGATCTTTCTGACGCGTCTGCGCTATTTTTTTGTGCTTTCACTGCTCTGGTATATGGTGAAGGCCTCTGATGTGAGGCCTGCCGGCATGCTGGTCAAGCCGTCAGGCATGACGGGTGGTGATATCTTCTTTCGCGGATCTCATGTCCTTCCTCTGGACAGTATTGCAAAGAAATATGCTCACGACAGGAGGGCGTTCAGGGAGCGGGGGCTCTTGCATGGGGGCAGGGCGGTTGAATACGGCGATGTCGCGATCGAGCTCTTGCCGTTTGCTCATATTCCGGTTACGCTCATCCTCTGGCTTGCTGATGATGAATGGGAAGCAAGGGCAGACCTTCTGTTCGATTCAACGGCACTAAATCATCTGCCGATAGACGTGCTCTGGTCAGTTGCCATGATGTCAGTTCTGATATTTCTGTAG
- a CDS encoding N-acetylmuramoyl-L-alanine amidase, with protein MKKGLYITLILLCVSASVAAERTAEVLLRFSRQDTVIKIVLESDENVIRNANITASAAGVKIDFISPFDLKKPQDFMFETARDAHTLTIKFKDVTDAKTYKLSSPARIVLELKVKPQDPGQKQQGQNEPQKQQKDTGTAPQKTLPPSPQQSTQKAADAGKPQGQPQSTQKSPEPVKTPDRALKFSTLVIDPGHGGYDYGIDKQELKEKEISLNIAKDLAGTLQKKGLKVLLTRRVDQALPLGERINISNSKPPDLFITIHATLSDKFVITTATADEGPVDAAIRPYKLSARQTRHLDKSRAAAKALAEALKTEFKTETIARELPLPILTSIDAAAVLIEYPLAGQKTYDQKERDRLINAIIKGLAGYE; from the coding sequence ATGAAAAAGGGCTTATATATCACGCTAATCCTGTTGTGCGTATCGGCATCCGTTGCTGCCGAGCGGACGGCTGAGGTGCTCCTGAGGTTCAGCAGGCAGGATACTGTCATAAAGATCGTGCTCGAATCAGATGAAAACGTGATCCGTAATGCAAACATAACAGCCTCTGCAGCAGGCGTAAAGATTGATTTCATCTCTCCCTTTGACTTGAAGAAACCACAGGATTTCATGTTCGAGACTGCAAGAGACGCACACACACTGACGATCAAATTCAAAGATGTTACTGATGCAAAAACATATAAGCTCTCTTCGCCAGCAAGGATCGTCCTTGAGTTAAAGGTAAAGCCCCAGGACCCGGGGCAAAAGCAGCAGGGGCAGAATGAGCCGCAGAAACAGCAGAAAGATACCGGCACTGCACCTCAAAAGACCCTGCCTCCTTCACCGCAGCAGTCAACGCAAAAAGCAGCCGATGCCGGCAAGCCACAGGGACAGCCGCAATCAACACAGAAGTCGCCTGAGCCGGTCAAGACGCCGGACAGGGCACTTAAGTTCAGCACGCTCGTCATTGACCCCGGTCATGGAGGCTATGATTACGGTATAGATAAACAGGAGCTTAAGGAAAAAGAGATCAGCCTGAACATCGCCAAAGACCTTGCCGGCACGCTTCAGAAAAAAGGGCTTAAGGTTCTCCTGACGCGCAGGGTGGACCAGGCCCTTCCTCTTGGAGAGCGGATCAATATCAGCAACAGCAAGCCGCCAGACCTTTTCATTACGATCCATGCCACGCTGTCTGACAAGTTCGTCATCACAACGGCAACTGCTGACGAGGGTCCTGTTGATGCGGCGATCAGGCCCTACAAGCTCTCTGCCCGCCAAACCCGTCACCTTGACAAGAGCAGGGCCGCGGCAAAAGCCCTTGCTGAAGCCCTGAAGACGGAATTCAAGACCGAGACCATCGCGAGAGAGCTTCCGCTGCCGATCCTTACGTCTATCGATGCGGCCGCAGTTCTCATAGAATACCCCCTGGCCGGACAAAAGACCTATGATCAAAAGGAGCGTGACAGACTTATCAATGCCATAATAAAGGGGCTGGCCGGATATGAATAA
- a CDS encoding GerMN domain-containing protein: MNNRTVWIVLIVVFFMVGAAGSYVFMRYFGPAQNQPLQNEAQTGSVEGQDLMVIRLFLPMSGKLEMIEKKLPKRTKNIAIAEAVIEEFFKTPANGSPVPQGVKVLGIYRDADLNLYLDLSDELRRNFQGDALAEFLVLKGMHDSLLANLQDFQDLKILVEGKEIESFGSHVYLKYPLKSTLLGEPRAEGKPAHD; this comes from the coding sequence ATGAATAACAGGACTGTCTGGATAGTCCTGATCGTCGTCTTCTTCATGGTCGGCGCTGCAGGCAGCTACGTTTTCATGAGATATTTCGGACCCGCGCAAAACCAGCCTTTGCAGAACGAAGCTCAGACGGGGTCAGTTGAGGGGCAGGATCTTATGGTCATCAGACTCTTTTTGCCGATGAGCGGAAAGCTTGAGATGATTGAGAAGAAACTCCCGAAAAGGACTAAGAACATTGCCATTGCAGAGGCGGTGATCGAGGAATTTTTCAAGACACCGGCAAACGGCTCACCTGTTCCGCAGGGCGTGAAGGTGTTAGGTATATACCGGGATGCAGATCTGAATCTTTATCTTGATCTTTCTGATGAACTGAGAAGAAACTTCCAGGGCGATGCCCTCGCCGAGTTTCTTGTCCTGAAAGGCATGCATGACAGTCTGCTGGCAAATCTGCAGGATTTTCAGGATCTGAAGATCCTTGTTGAGGGAAAAGAGATCGAGTCCTTCGGCAGCCACGTTTACCTGAAGTATCCTCTGAAAAGCACCCTCCTCGGCGAACCAAGGGCAGAAGGCAAGCCTGCTCATGACTGA
- the smpB gene encoding SsrA-binding protein SmpB, giving the protein MKIVAQNRKAFHDYFIEETLEAGMVLTGTEVKSLRDAKANLMDSYVLIKDNEVFLFNCHISPYTHGNIMNHDPVRTRKLLLHKKELAKLQAKAAQKGYSVIPLKIYFKNGRAKTEIGLAKGKKQYEKRETIKKKEADREIQRAMRSRNKD; this is encoded by the coding sequence ATGAAGATCGTCGCACAGAACAGGAAGGCTTTTCATGATTATTTCATAGAAGAGACCCTTGAGGCCGGGATGGTGCTGACCGGCACTGAGGTCAAGTCTCTTAGAGATGCAAAGGCCAACCTGATGGACAGCTATGTGCTGATCAAAGATAATGAGGTTTTCCTCTTCAATTGCCACATCAGTCCTTACACGCACGGCAATATCATGAACCATGATCCGGTAAGAACGCGCAAGCTCCTGCTCCACAAGAAAGAATTGGCGAAACTGCAGGCAAAGGCCGCCCAAAAGGGATATTCCGTCATACCGCTCAAGATCTACTTCAAGAATGGCCGTGCAAAGACAGAGATCGGGCTGGCCAAGGGCAAGAAGCAGTATGAGAAGCGGGAGACGATAAAGAAGAAAGAGGCTGACCGCGAGATCCAGCGAGCCATGCGATCGAGGAACAAGGACTGA